In one Streptomyces sp. NBC_01288 genomic region, the following are encoded:
- a CDS encoding carbohydrate ABC transporter permease — protein sequence MSAASPFAKPPVRLRVNRLVLYTVLVAITGLFLGPFGWLVLAGLKTPAELAASPVHWLPQHIQWHNFTDAYRLIDFLGYARNSLIIATIYATLVTLSSAWVGFGFARLSAPGKKTLFGILLGSMMLPQMVTLLPTYLIFAKLGMVDTYWPWVLWGLAATPYLVFLFRQFFAGLPRELEEAAIIDGCGWATIFWRIFLPQSWPVLSASFVIAFTWTWGDYIAPQLLLSTDRTTLAVAVMSTYVTSAGTPVADLQAAASVMYVVPILLIFLVAQRGFVAGMSTSGLK from the coding sequence GTGAGCGCCGCCAGCCCGTTCGCCAAGCCCCCGGTCCGCCTGCGGGTCAACCGCCTGGTTCTCTACACCGTCCTCGTCGCCATCACGGGCCTGTTCCTCGGCCCCTTCGGCTGGCTCGTCCTCGCCGGTCTGAAGACCCCGGCCGAACTCGCCGCCTCACCGGTGCACTGGCTGCCCCAGCACATCCAGTGGCACAACTTCACCGACGCCTATCGGCTCATCGACTTCCTCGGCTACGCCCGCAACTCCCTGATCATCGCGACCATTTACGCCACCCTCGTCACCCTCAGCTCCGCCTGGGTGGGCTTCGGCTTCGCCCGCCTCTCCGCCCCCGGCAAGAAGACCCTCTTCGGCATCCTGCTCGGCTCGATGATGCTGCCCCAGATGGTCACCCTGCTGCCGACCTACCTGATCTTCGCCAAGCTCGGCATGGTCGACACCTACTGGCCGTGGGTGCTGTGGGGACTGGCCGCCACGCCGTATCTCGTCTTCCTCTTCCGGCAGTTCTTCGCGGGCCTGCCAAGGGAGTTGGAGGAGGCCGCGATCATCGACGGCTGCGGCTGGGCCACCATCTTCTGGCGGATCTTCCTGCCACAGTCCTGGCCGGTCCTCAGCGCGAGCTTCGTGATCGCCTTCACCTGGACCTGGGGCGACTACATCGCCCCGCAGCTCCTGCTGTCCACCGACCGCACCACCCTCGCGGTCGCCGTCATGTCCACGTACGTCACCTCGGCGGGCACCCCGGTCGCCGACCTCCAGGCCGCCGCCTCCGTGATGTACGTCGTCCCCATCCTGCTGATCTTCCTCGTCGCCCAACGCGGGTTCGTCGCCGGGATGTCGACGAGCGGCCTCAAATAG
- a CDS encoding carbohydrate ABC transporter permease yields MTVDQINTVTGRPGSTASGERARAVRQPRPTATGRRHRAFYMFTSPWIIGFLLLTVLPMAYALWLSFTTFDGISPHWRYVGLGNYRELFSDAVTWHALGRTGLFAVTSVPLSIAAGLGLAVLVNRPLKARGLFRTLLYLPAVVPPVGAGIAFKQLFDQNSGAANGVLNIFGVNALGWLADPYARYVLLMSVLWTAGNVMIISLAGLQDVPRELHEAARIDGASAWRTFRSITVPLLSPVLLFQTVTGVIASVQTIMPLLLAPDGTTGGVTAIPQSNYLYMMHVFAEYFALGRYGYASALLWVLFVLILVVTGLIFRFTSGVVFYNVDPEANK; encoded by the coding sequence ATGACGGTCGATCAGATCAACACGGTCACGGGCCGCCCCGGCTCGACCGCGAGCGGCGAGCGGGCGCGGGCGGTACGACAGCCGAGGCCCACCGCGACCGGACGCAGACACCGAGCGTTCTACATGTTCACCTCGCCCTGGATCATCGGCTTCCTGCTGCTGACCGTCCTCCCCATGGCGTACGCGCTGTGGCTGAGCTTCACCACGTTCGACGGCATCTCCCCGCACTGGCGCTACGTCGGCCTCGGCAACTACCGCGAGCTGTTCTCCGACGCGGTGACCTGGCACGCGCTGGGCCGCACGGGCCTGTTCGCGGTGACCTCCGTGCCGTTGTCGATCGCGGCCGGGCTCGGGCTCGCGGTCCTGGTCAACAGACCGCTGAAAGCACGCGGGTTGTTCCGCACCCTGCTCTATCTGCCCGCCGTGGTACCGCCGGTCGGCGCGGGCATCGCCTTCAAGCAGCTCTTCGACCAGAACTCCGGTGCCGCGAACGGGGTGTTGAACATCTTCGGCGTCAACGCCCTGGGCTGGCTGGCCGATCCGTACGCCCGCTACGTGCTGCTGATGAGCGTGCTGTGGACCGCCGGAAACGTCATGATCATCTCACTGGCGGGGCTCCAGGACGTACCCCGCGAACTCCACGAGGCGGCCCGCATCGACGGCGCGAGCGCCTGGCGGACCTTCCGCAGCATCACCGTGCCACTGCTGTCCCCGGTGCTGCTCTTCCAGACCGTGACCGGTGTGATCGCCTCCGTGCAGACCATCATGCCGCTGCTGCTCGCACCCGACGGCACCACGGGCGGCGTCACCGCGATCCCGCAGTCCAACTACCTCTACATGATGCACGTGTTCGCGGAGTACTTCGCGCTCGGCCGCTACGGCTACGCCTCGGCGCTGCTGTGGGTGCTCTTCGTCCTGATCCTCGTCGTGACCGGACTCATCTTCAGGTTCACGTCCGGCGTGGTCTTCTACAACGTCGACCCGGAGGCCAACAAGTGA
- a CDS encoding alginate lyase family protein produces MASGASGLLVPGRAAASGNDSEVTFSHPGLLHTADDLARMKTAVVTKQSPVYDGYLALAAHARSSSSYAVQNTGQITTWGRGPANYQNQAVADSAAAYQNALIWSVTGDTAHADKARDILNAWSASLTTITGADGPLGAGLQAFKFVNAAELLRHTGYDGWNAADIARCEESFLRVWYPALSCYMLYANGNWDLTSLQSLLAIGVFCEEPTLFYDALRFAVAGAGNGSVLHRIVTDAGQGQESGRDQGHEQLAVGLLADAAQVAWNQGVDLWGFDDNRILANVEYAARYNLGGDVPFVPDLDRTGKYIKLTVSPTSRGSLPPIYEMAYAHYAGVRGRDTPYTKNAVFRGTGGTRVVEGSNDDLPSWGTFAYAGATALSPTVPTPPAGVTAIGNDRSVTVSWLPSTWADTYTVLRATDVDGHYEKIASGVHRPTYTDRKVHAGRTYYYTVTASNALGVSGSSAWAAASAGLPSAWSTRDVGDVKVPGSAAFDGERFVLEASGTADTYRLVHLPLRGDGTVTARVVWPLSSQYSKIGVTVRASLDADAAHASMLIQGLPLHTWSGVWTARPSTGAEISATGSTPVPPSQQQAITVNAAFPISSLGTLPESATPLEAPYVEGAGDGYRLRKPYWVRVTRKGARCIGAVSPDGIHWTEVGSTEVELGRTAYAGLALTSCLGVDEDYAETGTGAFDNVSVTSSSGTVWCVPRPARTATDLRAQTGTDAVELAWTDPDLSAEYTVLRATRTSGPYETLATHVGSVGFGTRIRYIDATGAPGTTYHYTVAKTNAGGRGPRSTPAQAVMPSPTQPQLTSASAVFTNQGAAFRYLLGASHEPVRFTADGLPAGLRIDRRTGLISGIPTEAGEFTLATTAANASGTAIGTLALTVGTAPPVPWTYGDLGDTVLDDRAFGTLGVVAITTPGSTSYDGGAFTVRGAGVDLNANGQGMTGQFVRRPVSGDCEVVARIVSRSGVSTDRVGLLMAKSLSPFDQAAGAIVTGGTTAQLMLRKTVAGASAFTGGAAVTLPALLRLKRVGTAFSAALSTDDGVTWTPFADGEIPGFGDAPYYVGLVVCSRSQPVRCTTEFDEVSITPT; encoded by the coding sequence TTGGCCTCGGGCGCGAGCGGACTGCTCGTGCCCGGCCGGGCGGCGGCGTCCGGCAACGACTCCGAGGTGACCTTCTCCCACCCCGGCCTGCTGCATACCGCCGACGACCTCGCCCGTATGAAGACAGCGGTCGTCACCAAGCAATCCCCGGTCTACGACGGCTACTTGGCGCTCGCGGCCCATGCCCGCTCCTCGTCGTCGTACGCCGTGCAGAACACCGGCCAGATCACCACTTGGGGCCGCGGCCCCGCCAACTATCAGAACCAGGCCGTCGCCGACTCGGCCGCCGCCTACCAGAACGCCCTCATCTGGTCCGTCACCGGAGACACCGCACACGCCGACAAGGCACGCGACATCCTCAACGCCTGGTCCGCCTCCCTCACCACCATCACGGGAGCCGACGGCCCCCTCGGCGCGGGCCTCCAGGCCTTCAAGTTCGTCAACGCCGCCGAGCTGCTCCGTCACACCGGCTACGACGGCTGGAACGCGGCCGACATCGCCCGCTGCGAGGAGTCCTTCCTCCGCGTCTGGTACCCGGCCCTGTCCTGCTACATGCTCTACGCCAACGGCAACTGGGACCTGACGTCCCTTCAATCCCTCCTGGCCATAGGCGTGTTCTGCGAGGAACCCACCCTCTTCTACGACGCGCTCCGCTTCGCCGTTGCCGGCGCCGGCAACGGCAGCGTCCTCCATCGCATCGTCACCGACGCCGGCCAGGGCCAGGAGAGCGGCCGCGACCAGGGCCATGAACAGCTCGCGGTCGGCCTGTTGGCGGACGCCGCGCAGGTCGCCTGGAACCAGGGCGTCGACCTCTGGGGCTTCGACGACAACCGCATCCTCGCGAACGTCGAGTACGCCGCCCGCTACAACCTCGGCGGCGACGTCCCCTTCGTCCCCGACCTCGACCGCACCGGCAAGTACATCAAGCTGACCGTCTCGCCCACTTCACGCGGCAGCCTGCCGCCCATCTACGAGATGGCGTACGCGCACTACGCCGGTGTGCGCGGCCGGGACACCCCATACACGAAGAACGCCGTCTTCCGCGGCACCGGCGGCACCCGCGTCGTCGAGGGCAGCAACGACGACCTGCCGAGCTGGGGCACCTTCGCCTACGCCGGCGCCACCGCCCTCTCACCGACCGTGCCGACACCACCGGCCGGCGTCACGGCGATCGGCAACGACCGTTCCGTGACGGTGAGTTGGCTGCCGTCGACGTGGGCCGACACCTACACGGTCCTGCGGGCGACCGACGTAGACGGCCACTACGAGAAGATCGCGTCCGGTGTCCACAGGCCGACGTACACCGACCGGAAGGTGCACGCAGGACGGACGTATTACTACACGGTCACAGCCTCGAATGCCCTTGGTGTGAGCGGCAGTTCGGCTTGGGCGGCCGCCTCTGCCGGTCTCCCCTCGGCCTGGTCGACCCGGGACGTGGGAGACGTGAAGGTCCCCGGTTCCGCCGCCTTCGACGGCGAGCGCTTCGTCCTGGAGGCGAGCGGCACGGCCGACACCTACCGTCTCGTCCACCTCCCACTGCGCGGCGACGGCACGGTCACCGCACGGGTCGTGTGGCCGCTCAGCTCCCAGTACTCCAAGATCGGCGTCACCGTCCGGGCCTCGCTCGACGCGGACGCGGCGCACGCCTCGATGCTGATCCAGGGGCTGCCGCTGCACACGTGGAGCGGGGTGTGGACGGCACGCCCGTCGACCGGTGCGGAGATCTCCGCGACCGGCAGCACACCGGTACCGCCCTCCCAGCAGCAGGCGATCACGGTTAACGCCGCCTTTCCGATCTCCAGCCTCGGCACGCTGCCCGAGTCGGCGACCCCACTGGAGGCGCCGTACGTCGAGGGCGCGGGCGACGGTTACCGGCTGCGGAAGCCCTACTGGGTACGAGTGACCCGCAAGGGTGCACGCTGCATCGGCGCCGTCTCCCCGGACGGCATCCACTGGACCGAAGTCGGCTCCACCGAGGTCGAGTTGGGCCGCACCGCCTACGCCGGGCTCGCCCTCACCTCCTGCCTCGGCGTCGACGAGGACTACGCCGAGACCGGCACCGGCGCCTTCGACAACGTCAGCGTGACCTCCTCGTCCGGCACGGTGTGGTGCGTACCCCGCCCCGCCCGTACCGCGACCGACCTGCGGGCCCAAACCGGCACCGACGCAGTCGAGTTGGCCTGGACCGACCCGGACCTCTCCGCCGAGTACACGGTGCTGCGCGCCACCCGGACGAGCGGACCGTACGAGACCCTCGCCACCCACGTCGGCTCGGTCGGCTTCGGTACCCGCATCCGCTACATCGACGCGACGGGGGCGCCGGGAACGACGTACCACTACACGGTCGCGAAGACCAACGCCGGTGGACGCGGGCCGCGTTCGACACCGGCGCAGGCCGTGATGCCGAGTCCGACACAGCCCCAACTCACCTCCGCCTCAGCCGTGTTCACGAACCAGGGCGCCGCCTTCCGGTATCTGTTGGGCGCCTCGCACGAGCCCGTACGGTTCACGGCGGACGGGCTGCCCGCCGGGCTGCGCATCGACCGGCGCACCGGCCTGATCTCCGGAATCCCTACGGAGGCAGGGGAGTTCACGCTCGCGACGACCGCCGCCAACGCCTCCGGAACCGCGATCGGGACCCTCGCCCTCACGGTCGGCACCGCGCCGCCCGTGCCGTGGACGTACGGCGATCTCGGCGACACCGTGCTCGACGACCGTGCCTTCGGGACGCTGGGCGTGGTGGCGATCACCACGCCCGGGAGCACGTCGTACGACGGCGGCGCCTTCACCGTGCGGGGCGCGGGTGTCGATCTCAATGCCAACGGCCAAGGAATGACAGGGCAGTTCGTACGGCGGCCCGTAAGCGGTGACTGTGAGGTCGTCGCCCGGATCGTCTCCCGCAGTGGCGTGAGCACCGACAGGGTCGGGCTGCTCATGGCGAAGTCGCTGTCGCCGTTCGACCAGGCCGCCGGAGCGATCGTCACCGGCGGGACCACTGCCCAGCTCATGCTCCGCAAGACCGTGGCCGGTGCCTCCGCCTTCACCGGCGGAGCTGCCGTCACCCTCCCCGCCCTGCTGCGGCTGAAGCGCGTCGGGACCGCCTTCAGCGCAGCCCTGTCCACCGATGACGGTGTCACCTGGACCCCCTTCGCCGACGGAGAGATCCCCGGCTTCGGTGACGCCCCCTACTACGTCGGGCTGGTGGTCTGCTCGCGCAGCCAACCGGTCCGCTGCACCACCGAGTTCGACGAGGTGAGCATCACGCCCACCTGA
- a CDS encoding extracellular solute-binding protein has product MHPRAGAPLSRRRFLALSATGAAAGAAALNGCALQVSTGVSGAGETVTVMVKDGDITTDQITQAHKDLGIKIHLVRYDLTKLIAMMTTGAPPDLVRGVGAVDAPYFVARDVAENLDPYFAASTVLKTDDLDPVNDLWRYDGHTQGRGPRYGMAKDFSQDSMYWYNTAHFDKAGVAYPPETQPVTYQQWLEDAKRLTQRKNGQTTVFGGSYNGLNAPGLLAGLTAAAGGSLFSGDFSRVDFTTPEARRALAWYIDYCRAKVGPSLIQPDPNGWDGPTYQAGRMAMTGSGYWLGGMIDTDRKLAQVSRLAPAPVFAGGPRLSPCQGGTGLWMPKQAPNKDAAWRVFEWFFGEAPAKARASSGWGIPSLKSLRPLMPAQEPYQKRVLRVQEAELKHFSVTAFTPYASADALAALFNQAAPAAMSGGISVDTLAGRLNSSMNEQLKRGKEQVG; this is encoded by the coding sequence ATGCACCCACGTGCTGGTGCGCCCCTGAGCCGCCGACGATTTCTCGCCCTCTCGGCGACGGGTGCGGCGGCCGGCGCGGCGGCGCTCAACGGTTGCGCCCTCCAGGTGTCGACCGGGGTGAGCGGTGCGGGCGAGACCGTCACGGTGATGGTCAAGGACGGCGACATCACCACCGACCAGATCACGCAGGCCCACAAGGACCTCGGCATCAAGATCCACCTGGTGCGCTACGACCTCACCAAGCTGATCGCGATGATGACCACCGGCGCACCGCCGGACCTGGTGCGCGGCGTCGGCGCCGTGGACGCCCCGTACTTCGTCGCCCGGGACGTCGCCGAGAACCTCGACCCCTACTTCGCGGCGAGCACCGTCCTCAAGACCGACGACCTCGATCCGGTCAACGACCTGTGGCGCTACGACGGCCACACCCAGGGCAGGGGCCCGCGCTACGGCATGGCGAAGGACTTCTCCCAGGACTCCATGTACTGGTACAACACCGCGCACTTCGACAAGGCGGGCGTCGCCTACCCGCCGGAGACCCAACCGGTCACCTACCAACAGTGGTTGGAGGACGCCAAGCGGCTCACCCAGCGCAAGAACGGCCAGACGACGGTCTTCGGCGGCAGCTACAACGGCCTCAACGCCCCAGGTCTGCTGGCCGGGTTGACGGCCGCCGCCGGAGGCAGCCTGTTCAGCGGCGACTTCTCCCGCGTCGACTTCACCACTCCCGAGGCCCGCAGGGCGCTGGCCTGGTACATCGACTACTGCCGGGCCAAGGTCGGCCCGAGCCTGATCCAGCCCGACCCCAACGGCTGGGACGGGCCCACCTATCAGGCCGGCCGGATGGCCATGACGGGCAGCGGCTACTGGCTCGGCGGCATGATCGACACCGACAGGAAACTGGCCCAGGTGTCCCGGCTCGCCCCCGCCCCGGTCTTCGCGGGCGGCCCGCGCCTGAGCCCCTGCCAGGGCGGCACCGGCCTGTGGATGCCGAAGCAGGCCCCCAACAAGGACGCCGCGTGGCGGGTCTTCGAGTGGTTCTTCGGCGAGGCACCGGCCAAAGCGCGTGCGTCGAGCGGCTGGGGCATCCCGAGCCTAAAGTCCCTGCGGCCGCTGATGCCTGCTCAGGAGCCGTACCAGAAAAGGGTGTTGAGAGTGCAGGAGGCCGAGCTGAAGCACTTCTCGGTGACCGCCTTCACGCCCTACGCCTCCGCCGACGCGCTCGCCGCCCTCTTCAACCAGGCCGCCCCCGCCGCCATGTCGGGCGGGATCTCCGTCGACACCCTCGCGGGCCGGCTGAACTCGTCCATGAACGAGCAGCTCAAGCGCGGTAAGGAGCAAGTGGGATGA
- a CDS encoding glycosyl hydrolase family 28 protein — MNTPLSRRTALQAAGATALAAGLSGLTATAAHASGGHNSRPKLVTYPRPTTMPTNTSFQVRVRTAPDGTWQTLDIYRPQFEEINASTGSGKVYNSSMAYFDFNGSVEIEVTYLKGGTTKARVRPDSYGITPELLGDTLRFTLDEPKDIVVQINDETFDALHLITNRVEHHAPAADDPNVLYFGPGVHAVTGNILTVPSGKTVYLAGGAVLTAQVYFKDVERSRLIGRGVLYNNPGGAILCEGSKNIRVEDVIILNPAGYAGTFGESENVHITKARAFSSKGNGDGFDVFSSTGITFDGCFMRNSDDCIAIYCHRWDYYGDTRDITVKNCTLWADVAHPINVGTHGNTDAPETIENLVIKNIDILDHREPQMNYQGCIALNPGDSNLIKNVRIEDVRIEDFRWGQVIYMKVMYNTKYNTSVGRGIEDVYVKNLSYTGTRANPSLFLGYDAEHAIDNVTFENLVINGLVVADSMKKPTWYYTTDEIQWFYNEHVTNLKFLTTAEAEAAAAS; from the coding sequence ATGAACACACCCCTGTCCCGTCGTACGGCCCTCCAGGCGGCCGGTGCCACCGCGCTCGCCGCCGGCCTCTCCGGACTGACCGCGACGGCGGCCCACGCGTCCGGCGGCCACAACTCCCGCCCCAAGCTGGTCACTTATCCCCGACCGACGACCATGCCGACCAACACCAGCTTCCAGGTGCGGGTGCGCACCGCCCCCGACGGCACCTGGCAGACCCTCGACATCTACCGGCCGCAGTTCGAGGAGATCAACGCCTCCACCGGATCGGGCAAGGTCTACAACTCGTCGATGGCGTACTTCGACTTCAACGGCTCGGTCGAGATCGAGGTCACCTACCTCAAGGGCGGCACCACCAAGGCCCGGGTGAGACCCGACTCGTACGGCATCACGCCCGAACTCCTCGGCGACACCCTGCGGTTCACCCTCGACGAGCCCAAGGACATCGTCGTACAGATCAACGACGAGACCTTCGACGCCCTGCACCTCATCACCAACCGCGTCGAGCACCACGCGCCGGCCGCCGACGACCCGAACGTCCTCTACTTCGGCCCCGGCGTCCACGCTGTCACCGGCAACATCCTCACCGTCCCCAGCGGCAAGACCGTCTACCTCGCGGGCGGCGCCGTCCTCACCGCGCAGGTCTACTTCAAGGACGTGGAACGGTCCCGCCTGATCGGGCGCGGCGTGCTCTACAACAACCCCGGCGGCGCCATCCTCTGCGAAGGCAGCAAGAACATCCGCGTCGAGGACGTCATCATCCTCAACCCGGCCGGATACGCGGGCACGTTCGGCGAGAGCGAGAACGTCCACATCACCAAGGCACGCGCGTTCAGCTCGAAGGGCAACGGCGACGGCTTCGACGTCTTCTCCTCGACCGGGATCACCTTCGACGGCTGCTTCATGCGCAACTCCGACGACTGCATCGCCATTTACTGCCACCGCTGGGACTACTACGGCGACACCCGCGACATCACCGTCAAGAACTGCACCCTGTGGGCCGACGTCGCCCACCCCATCAACGTCGGCACGCACGGCAACACGGACGCCCCCGAGACGATCGAGAACCTCGTCATCAAGAACATCGACATCCTCGACCACCGCGAACCCCAGATGAACTACCAGGGCTGCATCGCCCTCAACCCCGGCGACTCCAACCTCATCAAGAACGTCCGCATCGAGGACGTCCGGATCGAGGACTTCCGCTGGGGCCAGGTCATCTACATGAAGGTCATGTACAACACGAAGTACAACACCTCGGTCGGCCGCGGCATCGAGGACGTGTACGTCAAGAACCTCAGCTACACGGGCACCCGCGCCAACCCGTCCCTCTTCCTCGGCTACGACGCCGAACACGCCATCGACAACGTCACGTTCGAGAACCTGGTGATCAACGGGCTGGTCGTCGCGGACTCGATGAAGAAGCCGACCTGGTACTACACCACGGACGAGATCCAGTGGTTCTACAACGAGCACGTGACGAACCTGAAGTTCCTCACGACCGCCGAGGCCGAGGCGGCTGCCGCGTCATGA